Sequence from the Dysidea avara chromosome 5, odDysAvar1.4, whole genome shotgun sequence genome:
TTAGCTCCTCCAATGAAACACTCTTTAGTACAAGTGGTGGTTTAGCATTGACCAATTCCAGCCAACGCGAGTCCAAATGCATTTGAAAATGGTGACAATTAAAAAGACAGCGTTTCTTCTTTTTCACATCTACTAGGCCACTGATCCATGCTACAGGGACCTCTTCATTGTTCTCTCCAGTACCCCACACTTGAGCAAATGCTCGGTACGACACATCAGGTCCGTCCCAATCCACATCAATAGTGAAGTCAATCAGTTCTCTCTGAGATATTTCATGAGTACTTAGAGCACCTCTGACATTACCGGTAATACTGACAGAAGGATGTGCCACTGTAAACACATACCATAATGACCTTATAAACTTTGTACCATCAGACAGTTCTCCACTGAGCTGAACAAGGTTCTTATAAACCCCAGAAACTGGTGCTTCAAATGTTGCATAGAGGTCAGTGGCATCAGCCATAACACTAAGGACAGTTTTTTGGTCATCAGGTCCTTCTTTCATTTCAACATTCTTCTGTGTCCCATCAGGCAAGTAGACAGTAGTTACTGCACTATCCAGAGCAGCAACACTTCTTGTTGAGTTGATGTTCTCCTTTGACTTGACCACTGATGGTAACAGTGCAATGATCTGAACAGAACGTCCAGCTATGAGATTCTCTGCTGGTACGTAAGCTTGCAGGATCAAGTCACTAGGATAGAAGGATGCGATAAGACTAGCGTTGACTGGAAGCTTGGAGGAATCTTCGGAAGAGACAGTTACAGTCCACTGGCCTACACTGGGGACTGGatcattaaacaaaaatgtccTACAAGGGTACAGCCCTCCTGTGCCGTATCCAATCTTCTCATCTACTATCGTATTAGCCTCAACTGTTGCACCACTGGGTAATGTAAACTTTAACGTGAATATATTAAAGTCTGCAGAAAACACGGTCAAAGCAAAAATATCGCAATAGTCTACGGGAAATGTGTGTGTCCATTCCGGACTCGTCTTGTCCAGTGTTAACAATGGCAACACGTAATAACGCGAGTGCATACCAGACGTCTCTAACGAAGGAGGATTAAATGATGGAAATTCTGCTGCAGGTCCCGCTAGACTCTTGTACTGGTAATTGTCAGTCTGGCCATAGGTCCTTGCATAGGTCCGCTGACTCAGCAGCAACGCAACTAACAGCAGTGAAACAAAACCCTGTAAGAACAAGGTGTGTCACTTGAAGTACCCTATTAACACTAgtagatgcttatatgaactccttctttccttttacaataaaattatggaaccaactagattatcgtattatccaagctccatctcttgatttatttaacaattatataaatttgtaaataagtagctaactacatatgtacgaatatactcatgattgagtttgtacattaacaaatatatatatatatagtcttaCCATTTGTTGAGTTGCGACAAGTCGGATCCTACAGCAACAATATCGAGTATGAAAAATCCTTTGGTCACTGCATGACTGTCACATGACCGCAGTCACGAGAATCACGTCATAGCTACATAATAAGCGGTAAGGTTTACTTTGATACTTTCCAGTTGGACAGcctgaaatgtggacaccttgGACTTGCATTTGATTACTGCAGTGAATTTAGCTTGGTGGCTATAATGattaaggtaaatgcgggtatttccggacagcgtacaattccggacactttggtacctttatcaagctagccgaggaacgaaacaacggattgccttgaaatttctgctgtgaatagctattcttatagggattataaaaatcgaaaagtgtgttctagttgattcattcttgggtgctatacacgaagtgtccggaattgtgcgctgtccggaaatacccgcatttaccttagcTAGTGCCAATTGGTGTCCATTTTAAAGCTCTCCGGCATATAAATGGGACCATGAACAGTATATGTGTAGTATACAGCTAGTCTTTGCACCCATCACTACAGTAAAAATCTGTAGTCCTATTATATTAGAAGTTGTAGTTATTCAGGCACCAcccagtatagctatatacagctGTCACAACTGCCATCATAGATCAATGTACGAAATCTATGCTGCCATCAGATATCCCATGCAAGGACAACTTCAAAATTCCAGTTAATAATCATAAGATCACATATACAGGGATTTCCCCATAATTATTACTTACATGCATGTCTGCGAGTGACCTTCACGATGTCATGCTGTTCTGTTACTCAAGACAAATCAAATTTTAATACTATATGTGCTAATTATTTCACACAATAATAAATGAATTGTATAGACACAATTAACGAGCAGCAGCAGCATTAACCTCCTTGTTGCGTTCTTCATTATATAACTGAAAGGGGTACTGCATTCCCGTCATGTGGCACTCTCCTTCAAAAATAGAAACCTGATTAGCATAAGGTAACTTTGCTTTAGCCACTTCTGTGATGCCATCATTGGGTGAAGACAGCACCAGTTGAACAACCAATAGGCAATATCGCTGCAGTAGTGGAGCATTTCCGGGATACTATGATAATACACAAAGTTAATACAACTGATGGTATAAAAGTATTTACCTGTGTGATATAGTAGTATACTTCATTAAGGTAGTCAATTGGTAGCTCGGCTGCCCACCTAGCAGCCCCATCATAAGTGAGGTCACCATTAGAACCACATCCGATGCCAAAGAAGTCTCCAATTATTGCCAGGAGACCAGCCAAAGGACAACCAAGATAAGGCGTTCCAAGACTTTGAACAATACGACCATTCTCCTATTGCAAAACACCAATGAACAGTTCATTGACATGATGCAGTACCATATATGACTAATAATTCTTGAAGGGATTCAAATTTGTCAAACATTTCAATGATGGACAAAAATTCAGCGAAGAGCATTGAATCTACCATTATACTGTCAAGGGATAAATATTTTCACAGATTTTTAATTGTACGGTGAACACTTTGACCATGCATTGCCATACAACAGTATAAATTTATGGCTTCAGAAGTCCAACAATTTTGAGTTGATGGTatttatacatacaagtatataaAAAATCGAAATTTTGAATTTGAGTAGATAAATAAAAATGGACATCTGCAGGACATTttattcctacttcagtcacgGCTATACTATTGACAAGCTACTAGCTGCATACATACTAATTTTCGAGGTACATAATTTTCGCTCATTAATTACAATTTTCAGTTTCCTTACTCGTTTTTCACTTGGATATATAGTGTCACACCAATTTTGTAATCCttaattttcaaggatgaaaattttgtggacaGCCAAGCAACCACATAATTTGTGAAAATtatgtcccttgaaaatttgtgcACACGTGGTATATGACTGAAGTAAGaatccattatttcattatttttatttctattATAACATGatttattactggtgaacctgtgcagctattcgccaaagtttccctctatacggtacaATACAGCACGCTTGGAAAGTATAATCATTATTTTCATATACAAGTCTTACTTTTCAGTTGTCCCTCATCGGGGTATTACTAATACAGCATGGAAAAAGCTACAAGGTCTTGTGTACAAGTGTAACTACGTAACAATAAAGCTTTCCTGTATTACTGATTGGTTATTAATAGTCTGTACCTAGCCACCCACACGTTTACCTTTTCCCCTTACAAATAATCTTTGCTATAAGATGACAGGTAGGTTTCAGTCTCAAAACTGGGTCTCAGATCCCCAGATTATACTAGATTATACTAGATTATACTATCCAGGTCAATGGCTCATGCCAGATAGCAATGAACAAGTGTTGGGTTATTAACTAAACACAAGAATGCAAACATATATTAGTTGCCTTAAAAATGCAAAAAATGACATGGAGTAGCAGTTGGTGTCACAGATTATACATATAATAACAGGGGTATagccggggggggggggggggggttggatGGTTCGGATGAACcaccctttcagaggcagaattttataaattaaaaatcacaccaaatcttacagccctagAGCTCTCTGGTAGCTGCTTGCACACTGGTGCttctctgtactactcttgagggtcacatcacattaatgttGAACTACTTACTCAAATTTGTGAGTGTATATATTGCAAATCATCTATTGCATCACATAATCAATTTTGCACATTCATACATGGCGGAAATGGTGAAGGATTGTTTGGTTGGTTGAGACACTGATATTACAAGGCAGAAGCTACGATAAATTTCAGTGGTTACGTGTTATGCATGTGTCAgattagcacaaactgtgaatatagttgatgtatatttagcTGATGAATGGgttatttgtcacatgttgtgggcaGGTGATGTCTTGGAGGACAAGCCATGTCTGAAGTTGCTGActatcaacaggaggaccgatCGATAACTATTGCCAACTAAGAGACTCGTGTGTGGAGGGCTCGTGTGCGGAGGGCTCGTGTGTGGAGGGCTCGTGTGTGGAGGGCTCTTGTGTGCAAGGAAACTGAAGTTGGCTGTCTATGttttctggaagtgaagattagttggTATTACAATAGATTtatataagctgcataaacagcagtgtttAGTTATTTAGATGCACTAACAGCACCTTTTATTACTGCCGAAGGGAACATTTTGAGTATGAATCATTTTTGgtcaaacatggtctaggggaagcacctaGGCCTTATAATATCGAGATACTTCAAATCTGAACTCCCTTCAAGAAAAtctcctggctacacccctgaatAATAAATACTTATTATTTGCAATCTGTGTTCTGATGACATAATTGCATACAGTGCACACAATACATGACCTACCACAGCATCTAATCCGGACATGTAATATGTGTACAAGTGAGTGGCTACTGCTCCTCCTTGAGAGTGGCCATAAGTGCTATATCTTGTCACTCCAGCTTCATCAAGATCCTTTAGTACCTCTCTGGCATATTCATCATGCAACATGTTTTTACCATAGCGGTTAAAGACAAAGTAGTCAGTAAAATGTTCTGGTGGAAAATAATCATCTCCCGCACAATATCCATGAAGAAGTACTAGTGTTCCTGTTTCACTGCTAGTAGTGTTGTCCTTCTTAATCCTGTAAGGATTGTATCCCTCCTTCATCTCCCAGTCTATCTCAATATTTTCTTCTTTAAATGATGGAGTCCAGTTTAGCAAGTGGTCATCTGAAGCAACCTTAATAGAGTCGGCAGTACTCAGAGTAATGTAACCTTTTAGTTCCTCCAGTGAGACCCTCTTGAGGGTAAGTGGTGGTTTAGCATTAGCAAATTCCAGCCAGCGTGAATCTAACTGCATTTTAATATAGTGGCAGTGACCTACACAAAGCTCTTTCTTCTGCACATCCACTAGACCACTGATCCATGCTACAGGGACCTCTTCATTGTTCTTACCAGTACCCCACACTTGAGCAAATGCTCGGTACGATACATCAGGTCCGTCCCAATCCACGTCAATGGTAAAGTCAATCAGTTCTCTCTGAGATATTTCATGAGTACGTAGAGCACCTCTGACATCACCAGTGATACTGACAGAAGGGTGTGCCACTGTAAACACATACCATAATGACCTTATAAACTTTGTACCATCAGACAGTTCTCCACTGAGCTGAACAAGGTTCTTATAAATTCCTGAAACTGGTGCCTCAAATGTTGCATAGAGGTCATTAGATATGCTACGGGGACCTTCTTTCATTTCAACATTCTTCTGTGTCCCATCTGGCAAGTAGACAGTAGTTACTGCACTATCCAGAGCAGCAACACTTCTTGTTGAGTTGATGTTCTCCTTTGACTTGACCACTGATGGTAACAGTGCAATGATCTGAACAGAACGTCCAGCTATGAGATTCTCTGCTGGTACATAAGCTTGCAGGGTCAAGTCACTAGGATAGAATGATGCGATGAGACTGGCCTTAGCTGGAAATGTGGAGGGATCATTAGAAGTGACACTTATAGTCCACTGGCCTACACTGGGGACTGGATCATTAAACAAGAATGTCCTACAAGGGTATGACCCAGCTGTTCCATATCCCAACTCTTCATCAGCCACAACGTTAGCAGTGACTGACTTACCATCTGGTGATGTGAAAACTAACTTGAAGGATTTTGGATTTTTACCAAACACTGTCACAGCAAAAATGTCACAATGGTCCACAGGAAAGGCGTGTTTCCACTCAGGAGTCGTCTCGTCCAGTGTTAGCAATGGTAACACGTGATAACGCGAGTGCATACCCGTCGCCTCTAGCGGAGGAGGTGCAAAGTGTGGAAATTCTGCTGCAGATCCCGCTAGATTCTTGTACTGATATTGTTTACTCTGGCCATAAGTGTGCTGGGTCAGCAGCAACGCAGCAATCATAAGCGAAAGAAAACCCTGCAAAACAGCATAAATGACTTAGCTAATTGCTTACACTTATAGTGATTACCATTAGTATTCAGTGACAGGAACAAAGAAAAAACTTTATCTTGTATTAAAGCAGCCAGTCACATGACATCAATCGTGACACCGGTCATAAATTAGGGCGTGGTCACCGATTTGCATGCATCAAGgaaatgacaatcaaaataCGCAAATGATGACCAACAGATACATCATGACTGGTCTGATGTGATCCATGAAACAATCAATACACTCTGGCTAATCAAAAGTTTTTTAACCTTCCATATGATTGCCAGCACAAGCagacctagtctcgcgtggccagaccgctttttctcagcacggcgcttatcgattaaaattataagcgcctgctcaaaaagcaggcgcttataattttaatcgataagcgccgtgctgagaaaaagcggtctggccacgcgagactacaagCAGACCCTCGTCAATACAGCTCGTATACACGCACGACATGCTCACAAAGAATTTTCATGGTCCAAAGCTGTAGTGAATGGTCAACAGAAGGCCTAACTTAGCTTacttctttcttttttttgctgtctgtttgtttacttgtacacacacactctgCATACTGTGCTCAGTGCCCACATAGATCATCCTTGTATGATCTACCTGTGGTCGCACGAGACTGAGGTATcttatactataatattatgtacttaTCTCATTTAGGCCATCACAAACTAATCTTATGTTTCACGGATACGGCAGGTCGCTCAATCAGTGTTTTGGCAAATCCAAAATGTAAATCACATGATCTCTTAAAAGGAGTGCATGTTAATATGGCTGTAAACTGTTTACTATTGTGCAAGCAGTAACAGGTGTAGTAGCAGAGGGGAAGAAAATGGAGCTCCATTACTTTATTTTGGAAGGACTTTAGCTTTTGTACTTgtcattgagatactctaatagagcagtcatataaactctaacaaaacagtcagttgTAGCTGAAGTGATTTACATTTTTCGACCTGCTGGGTCACTGCTAGAGGACAAGCAATCCGTGAAACAtatgattaatttggtatggccttaaTAATAATGGTTCTCtctacaacacaagtgctgaagggtTTGCAGGAcatctggtcctacagcttgGTTAAAGTACTTCATGTCCAATGTGCACCTATATAAACTGTCCTTGTGGAATCAAAACTTACTAATTAACCAGAAATCATACATATTTTGAATGCAATTGGGGTAATCGGGGAACCAGGAGTCTAATCAGAAAGTAAGGTGACTGTGCCTGAGCATAAATTAAAACTCTGAACATACAAACAATTTGGAATTAAGTTTAACTAAGTTGCAGAAATGAAATGATTGAGCCTTGTCCATAGGAGCCCAAGTGCCACATGTGGAACCAAATAGATACTGCAGATTATATAAACAGtctgtttttccaaaatttaacaATCCGGCTGAACTGTCTACCAAAGGGGAACAGAGGGGAGAGAAGATGGAACCTCCCCACCAATTATATAATTAGACCAGATATAcaaattgagatactccaatagactatactactctaatagaacactcatcaCATTCAAAACAGAGAATCATCCAAGTGCTTCTAAGAAGCTAAGTGTGAGATCTGAGATGGGGTGGGACATAAACTCTCAGAAGCTATATTATAGGTATTTATATATTCTAACTGGGTCAGTTTCCAAAATACTGACTTTTAGCATTTTTAGTATTAACTGTATATAGTGCTTACTGAGTGATCTTCATGTATTGAATTAAACATGAGCCACAGGGACATGCTATATAAATTTTAGCAGCCAAAGGGCAATGGGTTGTGTACCATCTCATTGTAAAATTGAATACATGAAGATAATGATATACATAATTGTAACCACATACTTCCTGGCTTGCAAGGTGTGCCTATCCCTTTGAATCTGTCCTGCAATTTTATATTAGCAAGGGTGCAGATGGTTTGGAAAGGTGGGGGTTGTGTAACATGGTACAAAGAAGGTGTATGTGGGCACGATGCTGTAAATCAAATTTTTATGTTTGTGACAGCATCAATTTTATAAAGATCTCAATATTCAAACTCTTAACTACAGCAGTAGCCAATATCTGTACTAAGTCTTGATTGTTTATGTGAAAATtctttaagggtgctctgtacagatTGCATAAGGCTTCCCAATTCACATGGCGAAACAAGTTATCTTTTACGTTGATGGAAGGTTGTTAATTAGTCTGCGGCTTATTACTGAAATTTTAGCAACAGGCACACCCCTTGCTAATCTACACCCTTATGTTTAAAATAGAACTATTTTTCACCCAAAAGGCATGAAAATTTTGGATGAGTTGTTGTAGCAATTTTTCTAAAAAAGATTGCTTGCAGTTTTTTGAAAGCAACTTCGGGTGATAAATACTGTAGCATGGAAGATTGGTGGCAGTGTCAAAACTAAATTTGAGTATCTGATGACTGAgtagctaaaagacaaaaataaaaacgcacaacagtttgtactgttttgtattgagtatcatgaaagtatcaaggctctagtgtgcaaactgtaagactagttctagtttaaaGGGAAAAAATTATAACTTGCATACTACAGCaaattagcagttgggtttggactaaagtgtgctctagtgttagcttatatccagtaagaaAGTACAGTATGTTTGCCCAAACCATTTGTGagttatggtaatttcatgGGGGC
This genomic interval carries:
- the LOC136255314 gene encoding conditioned medium factor-like — its product is MGFLSLMIAALLLTQHTYGQSKQYQYKNLAGSAAEFPHFAPPPLEATGMHSRYHVLPLLTLDETTPEWKHAFPVDHCDIFAVTVFGKNPKSFKLVFTSPDGKSVTANVVADEELGYGTAGSYPCRTFLFNDPVPSVGQWTISVTSNDPSTFPAKASLIASFYPSDLTLQAYVPAENLIAGRSVQIIALLPSVVKSKENINSTRSVAALDSAVTTVYLPDGTQKNVEMKEGPRSISNDLYATFEAPVSGIYKNLVQLSGELSDGTKFIRSLWYVFTVAHPSVSITGDVRGALRTHEISQRELIDFTIDVDWDGPDVSYRAFAQVWGTGKNNEEVPVAWISGLVDVQKKELCVGHCHYIKMQLDSRWLEFANAKPPLTLKRVSLEELKGYITLSTADSIKVASDDHLLNWTPSFKEENIEIDWEMKEGYNPYRIKKDNTTSSETGTLVLLHGYCAGDDYFPPEHFTDYFVFNRYGKNMLHDEYAREVLKDLDEAGVTRYSTYGHSQGGAVATHLYTYYMSGLDAVENGRIVQSLGTPYLGCPLAGLLAIIGDFFGIGCGSNGDLTYDGAARWAAELPIDYLNEVYYYITQYPGNAPLLQRYCLLVVQLVLSSPNDGITEVAKAKLPYANQVSIFEGECHMTGMQYPFQLYNEERNKEVNAAAAR
- the LOC136255312 gene encoding conditioned medium factor-like; translation: MGFVSLLLVALLLSQRTYARTYGQTDNYQYKSLAGPAAEFPSFNPPSLETSGMHSRYYVLPLLTLDKTSPEWTHTFPVDYCDIFALTVFSADFNIFTLKFTLPSGATVEANTIVDEKIGYGTGGLYPCRTFLFNDPVPSVGQWTVTVSSEDSSKLPVNASLIASFYPSDLILQAYVPAENLIAGRSVQIIALLPSVVKSKENINSTRSVAALDSAVTTVYLPDGTQKNVEMKEGPDDQKTVLSVMADATDLYATFEAPVSGVYKNLVQLSGELSDGTKFIRSLWYVFTVAHPSVSITGNVRGALSTHEISQRELIDFTIDVDWDGPDVSYRAFAQVWGTGENNEEVPVAWISGLVDVKKKKRCLFNCHHFQMHLDSRWLELVNAKPPLVLKSVSLEELKSFITLSTANTLKVASDDSLTNWSPSLNAEDIEIDWEMKEGYNPYRIRKDNTTAADGQILLLHGYCAEYNGFLLDYFDDELVFGEYGQNFLHDEYARKVLDFVKEKGATRYSAVGHSQGGPVAVHLYSYYPTGMDAVENGRIIQSIGSPYLGCPLAGILALIGKAFGILCGNNEDLTYDGAERWASKIPMEKAAQVYYYTTQYPKDASLMQRYCNVASQLVLAANNDGITEVVKGMLPNAHRVDNYEGECHIDGMKYPRQLANVERTKEMNEKAAR